A genome region from Baekduia alba includes the following:
- a CDS encoding LURP-one-related/scramblase family protein, translating to MGFLRDRGAPDGERFLMRERLLAIGDDFWIENAAGERAFKVDGKALRVRQTFVLENASGDEVARIQERKLSIRDKIAIERDGHSTVTVHKALVGIRDRFAIDVGDGADMKASGNVVDHEYEIERDGDTVATVSKKWFRVRDAYGVDVAAGEDTPLILAITVAIDSLTTRD from the coding sequence ATGGGCTTCCTGCGAGATCGCGGCGCGCCCGACGGCGAGCGGTTCCTGATGCGTGAGCGGCTGCTCGCCATCGGCGACGACTTCTGGATCGAGAACGCCGCGGGAGAGCGGGCTTTCAAGGTCGACGGCAAGGCGCTGCGCGTCCGGCAGACCTTCGTGTTGGAGAACGCCTCGGGCGACGAGGTGGCACGGATACAGGAGCGCAAGCTGAGCATCCGCGACAAGATCGCGATCGAGCGCGACGGCCATTCGACGGTGACGGTCCACAAGGCGCTGGTCGGGATCCGCGATCGCTTCGCCATCGACGTGGGGGACGGCGCCGACATGAAGGCGAGCGGGAACGTCGTCGATCACGAGTACGAGATCGAGCGCGACGGCGACACGGTGGCCACGGTCTCCAAGAAGTGGTTCCGCGTCCGCGACGCCTACGGCGTCGACGTGGCTGCCGGCGAGGACACGCCGCTGATCCTCGCGATCACCGTCGCGATCGACTCGCTGACGACGCGCGACTGA
- a CDS encoding arylsulfatase, with translation MASTNGRSTQREVLPVPDIARSGLVTFDAKDPDTSFAPIEEVRPPAGAPNVLVVLLDDVGFGASSAFGGPCATPNAERLATGGLKFNRFHTTALCSPTRAALLSGRNHHTVGMGGITEIATSAPGYNSMRPNTCAPLAEILRLNGYSTGQFGKCHEVPVWQTSPMGPFDNWPTGSGFEYFYGFIGGEAHQYYPALYEGTTPVEPDRTPEEGYHLMGDMTDKAIKWIRQQKSLMADKPFFAYFAPGATHAPHHVPKEWADKYAGQFDDGWDALREQTFARQKELGVIPQDAELTPRHDQIPAWSDMPEDLKPVLRRQMEIYAGFLEFSDHHVGRLVDALEDLEILEDTLIYYIVGDNGASAEGTLNGTFNEMINFNGAAALETPEFLLERLDDFGGPDSYNHYAVGWAHAMDTPYQWTKQVASHFGGTRNGTIVHWPDGFDASDELRTQFAHVIDVAPTVLDVAGIPEPKFVHGVQQTPMQGVSMAYSFSDAAAPERHETQYFEMFGNRGIYHKGWTAVTRHKTPWVLVGEKAPAFDDDVWELYDTSVDWTQFEDVAAQHPGRLHELQRLFIIEATRNNVLPLDDRVAERLMPEVAGRPKLARGNRQRLFGGMGRLTESSIVSIKNKSHAVTAEILVPEDGAQGVIIAQGGSIGGWSLYAKDGRLRYCYNLLGLQRFYVGSESAISPGAHQVRMEFDYDGPGLGKGGSVKLFLDGDEIGNGTVGATAAMIFSADDTCDIGREDGALVADDYPAPNVFSGEIDWVEIDVGEASVDDDHTLAPDELMRVAMARQ, from the coding sequence ATGGCCAGCACCAACGGACGTTCGACGCAGCGCGAGGTCCTGCCCGTGCCCGACATCGCTCGTTCCGGGCTCGTGACCTTCGACGCCAAGGACCCGGACACGTCGTTCGCTCCGATCGAGGAGGTGCGGCCGCCGGCCGGCGCGCCGAACGTCCTCGTGGTCCTGCTCGACGACGTCGGCTTCGGGGCCTCGAGCGCCTTCGGCGGGCCGTGCGCCACGCCCAACGCCGAGCGGCTCGCGACCGGCGGGCTGAAGTTCAACCGCTTCCACACGACCGCCCTGTGCTCGCCTACGCGTGCGGCATTGCTGAGCGGTCGCAACCACCACACGGTCGGCATGGGCGGCATAACGGAGATCGCGACCTCGGCGCCGGGCTACAACTCGATGCGGCCGAACACGTGCGCGCCGCTCGCCGAGATCCTGCGGCTCAACGGCTACTCGACCGGCCAGTTCGGGAAGTGCCATGAGGTGCCGGTCTGGCAGACCAGCCCGATGGGGCCGTTCGACAACTGGCCCACCGGAAGCGGCTTCGAGTACTTCTACGGGTTCATCGGCGGCGAGGCCCATCAGTACTACCCCGCCTTGTACGAGGGCACGACGCCGGTCGAGCCCGACCGCACGCCCGAAGAGGGCTACCACCTGATGGGCGACATGACCGACAAGGCGATCAAGTGGATCCGCCAGCAGAAGTCGCTCATGGCCGACAAGCCCTTCTTCGCGTACTTCGCGCCGGGCGCCACGCACGCACCCCATCACGTCCCGAAGGAGTGGGCAGACAAGTACGCCGGTCAGTTCGACGACGGGTGGGACGCGCTGCGCGAGCAGACCTTCGCACGCCAGAAGGAGCTCGGCGTGATCCCGCAGGACGCCGAGTTGACGCCACGCCACGACCAGATCCCGGCGTGGAGCGACATGCCCGAGGACCTCAAGCCGGTGCTGCGTCGCCAGATGGAGATCTACGCCGGCTTCCTGGAGTTCTCCGACCACCACGTCGGCCGGCTCGTCGACGCGCTCGAAGACCTCGAGATCCTCGAGGACACGCTCATCTACTACATCGTCGGCGACAACGGGGCGTCGGCCGAGGGCACGCTGAACGGCACGTTCAACGAGATGATCAACTTCAACGGCGCGGCCGCGCTGGAGACCCCCGAGTTCCTGCTCGAGCGCCTCGACGACTTCGGCGGCCCCGACTCCTACAACCACTACGCGGTCGGCTGGGCGCATGCGATGGACACGCCGTACCAGTGGACCAAGCAGGTCGCCTCGCACTTCGGCGGCACGCGCAACGGCACGATCGTCCACTGGCCCGACGGCTTCGACGCGAGCGACGAGCTCCGGACCCAGTTCGCCCACGTGATCGACGTGGCACCGACCGTGCTCGACGTCGCGGGCATCCCGGAGCCGAAGTTCGTGCACGGCGTCCAGCAGACCCCGATGCAGGGCGTCTCGATGGCCTATTCCTTCAGCGACGCCGCCGCGCCGGAGCGTCACGAGACCCAGTACTTCGAGATGTTCGGCAACCGCGGGATCTACCACAAGGGCTGGACCGCGGTGACGCGGCACAAGACCCCGTGGGTCCTCGTCGGGGAGAAGGCGCCCGCGTTCGACGACGACGTCTGGGAGCTGTACGACACGAGCGTGGACTGGACGCAGTTCGAGGACGTCGCGGCCCAGCATCCCGGACGGCTCCACGAGCTGCAGCGGCTGTTCATCATCGAGGCGACCCGCAACAACGTCCTGCCGCTCGACGACCGGGTGGCGGAGCGGCTGATGCCGGAGGTGGCGGGCCGCCCGAAGCTCGCCAGGGGCAACCGGCAGCGGCTCTTCGGCGGCATGGGCCGACTGACGGAGAGCTCGATCGTCAGCATCAAGAACAAGTCCCACGCGGTGACGGCCGAGATCCTCGTGCCAGAGGACGGTGCGCAGGGCGTGATCATCGCCCAGGGCGGCAGCATCGGCGGCTGGAGCCTGTACGCCAAGGACGGCCGGCTGCGCTACTGCTACAACCTGCTCGGCCTTCAGCGCTTCTACGTCGGGAGCGAGAGCGCGATCTCGCCCGGCGCCCACCAGGTCCGGATGGAGTTCGACTACGACGGCCCCGGCCTCGGCAAGGGCGGCTCCGTGAAGCTCTTCCTCGATGGGGACGAGATCGGCAACGGCACTGTCGGCGCGACCGCCGCGATGATCTTCTCCGCCGACGACACCTGCGACATCGGCCGTGAGGACGGCGCCCTGGTCGCCGACGACTACCCCGCCCCCAACGTCTTCTCCGGCGAGATCGACTGGGTCGAGATCGACGTCGGCGAGGCGTCGGTCGACGACGACCACACCCTCGCGCCGGACGAGCTCATGCGCGTGGCGATGGCCCGGCAATAG
- a CDS encoding PfkB family carbohydrate kinase, whose protein sequence is MSITVVGSLAYDAVKTPFGQRERMLGGAATHFALAASFFDTVRPVGPVGGDFADADLEVLRTRGTVTDDVEVIADGKTFFWAGEYGWDLNSRETLDTQLNVFETFVPKLSPAAQACDVLFLANIQPELQAQILDAVDGPAFTALDSMNLWIDIARDALVGVIERVDCLILNDAELRQLTGKPNLVAAAREILGWGPTAVVAKQGEYGAALITAASFFALPAFPLETVVDPTGAGDTFAGGFVGSVAQHLAGGVTDEVLCRAMAYGTALASFNVEEFGTERVTRLTADEIHERVSALHGFGRFTLQTPVLTGDRS, encoded by the coding sequence ATGAGCATCACGGTTGTGGGCTCGCTGGCGTACGACGCGGTCAAGACGCCGTTCGGGCAGCGCGAGCGGATGCTCGGCGGCGCGGCCACGCACTTCGCGTTGGCCGCGTCGTTCTTCGACACGGTGCGGCCGGTCGGGCCGGTCGGCGGCGACTTCGCCGACGCCGACCTGGAGGTCCTGCGCACGCGCGGGACGGTGACCGATGACGTCGAGGTCATCGCGGACGGCAAGACGTTCTTCTGGGCCGGCGAGTACGGCTGGGACCTCAACTCGCGTGAGACGCTGGACACGCAGCTCAACGTGTTCGAGACCTTCGTCCCGAAGCTGTCGCCGGCCGCGCAGGCCTGCGACGTGCTGTTCTTGGCCAACATCCAGCCCGAGCTGCAGGCCCAGATCCTGGACGCCGTCGACGGTCCGGCGTTCACCGCGCTGGACTCCATGAACCTGTGGATCGACATCGCCCGGGACGCGCTGGTCGGGGTCATCGAGCGCGTCGACTGCCTGATCCTCAACGACGCCGAGCTGCGCCAGCTGACCGGCAAGCCCAACCTCGTGGCCGCCGCGCGCGAGATCCTCGGGTGGGGACCGACCGCCGTGGTGGCCAAGCAGGGCGAGTACGGCGCGGCGCTGATCACCGCGGCCAGCTTCTTCGCGCTGCCGGCCTTCCCGCTGGAGACCGTCGTCGACCCGACCGGGGCCGGCGACACGTTCGCCGGCGGCTTCGTCGGGTCCGTCGCCCAGCATCTCGCAGGCGGCGTGACCGACGAGGTGCTGTGCCGCGCGATGGCCTACGGCACCGCCCTGGCCTCGTTCAACGTCGAGGAGTTCGGCACCGAGCGCGTGACGCGCCTGACGGCCGACGAGATCCACGAGCGCGTGAGCGCCCTGCACGGCTTCGGCCGCTTCACCCTCCAGACCCCTGTCCTGACCGGAGACCGATCATGA
- the metK gene encoding methionine adenosyltransferase produces the protein MSYADNEYLFTSESVTEGHPDKVADQISDGVLDACLAEDPGSRVACETLVNTGLVVVSGEITTNTYVDIQEVVRETIRKIGYVDADLGFSADSCAVLNAIDKQSADIAQGVDQADETRTAGSQDALDIAGAGDQGMMFGYASNETANLMPAPISFAHQLAERLAAVRKDGTLEYLRPDGKTQVSVRYRDGKPVGIEKLLISTQHADSASRELIEADLWEHVVVPVLPADLYDAKQLRAEFLVNPTGRFVIGGPVGDCGLTGRKIIVDTYGGFARHGGGAFSGKDPSKVDRSAAYAARWVAKNIVAAGLADRAEVQVAYAIGVAHPVSVMVETFGTEKVGRGVIAQLVDEHFDLRPGAFREELQLHRPIYQPTAAYGHFGREGEAFTWERTDKAAALAEAAGLAEPAVVA, from the coding sequence ATGAGCTACGCCGACAACGAGTACTTGTTCACGTCCGAGTCCGTGACCGAAGGTCACCCGGACAAGGTTGCCGACCAGATCTCCGACGGGGTGTTGGACGCCTGCCTGGCGGAGGATCCCGGCTCGCGCGTGGCGTGCGAGACGCTGGTCAACACCGGCTTGGTGGTGGTCTCGGGGGAGATCACGACCAACACGTACGTCGACATCCAGGAGGTCGTGCGCGAGACGATCCGCAAGATCGGCTACGTCGACGCCGACCTGGGCTTCTCCGCGGATTCGTGCGCGGTGCTCAACGCCATCGACAAGCAGTCGGCCGACATCGCCCAGGGCGTCGACCAGGCCGACGAGACGCGCACGGCCGGTTCGCAGGACGCGCTGGACATCGCCGGGGCCGGTGACCAGGGCATGATGTTCGGCTACGCCTCCAACGAGACGGCCAACCTCATGCCCGCGCCGATCAGCTTCGCCCATCAGCTGGCCGAGCGGCTGGCGGCGGTGCGCAAGGACGGCACGCTGGAGTACCTGCGCCCTGACGGCAAGACCCAGGTGTCGGTCCGCTACCGGGACGGCAAGCCGGTGGGCATCGAGAAGCTGCTGATCTCCACGCAGCACGCCGATTCGGCGTCGCGCGAGCTGATCGAGGCCGACCTGTGGGAGCACGTGGTCGTTCCGGTCCTGCCGGCCGACCTGTATGACGCCAAGCAGCTGCGGGCCGAGTTCCTGGTCAACCCGACGGGCCGGTTCGTGATCGGCGGCCCGGTCGGCGACTGCGGCCTCACGGGCCGCAAGATCATCGTCGACACCTACGGCGGCTTCGCGCGCCACGGCGGCGGCGCGTTCAGCGGCAAGGACCCGTCCAAGGTCGATCGCTCCGCGGCGTACGCGGCGCGCTGGGTGGCCAAGAACATCGTGGCGGCCGGGCTGGCCGACCGCGCCGAGGTCCAGGTGGCCTACGCGATCGGCGTGGCGCATCCGGTCAGCGTGATGGTCGAGACGTTCGGCACCGAGAAGGTCGGCCGCGGCGTCATCGCCCAGCTCGTCGACGAGCACTTCGACCTGCGCCCCGGCGCGTTTCGCGAGGAGCTGCAGCTGCACCGCCCGATCTACCAGCCGACGGCCGCCTACGGCCACTTCGGCCGCGAGGGCGAGGCGTTCACCTGGGAGCGCACCGACAAGGCCGCGGCGCTGGCCGAGGCGGCCGGGCTGGCCGAGCCCGCGGTGGTGGCATGA
- a CDS encoding methylenetetrahydrofolate reductase, which yields MSTRYELLPFGAAEAEAQAAPRSLTVTVTCSPRHGLDHSVATAERLAALGHTIVLHVAARTVRDAAHLDATLARLARAGIDEVFVIAGDGPEPLGEYGSALDLLPELDAHPRRPRRIGIGAYPEGHPLIDDAALDAALRRKAQVADYMTTQICFDTKALLRWIEATRAAGITLPLHVGLPGAVDRRHLLEVSMRVGVGASISFVRKQRGLRHLLGRPDHAADRLYTAFAPLVGDPALGIESLHFYTFNRLLATLAWEDERGAVMPARHREANDA from the coding sequence GTGTCCACTCGCTACGAGTTGCTGCCCTTCGGGGCGGCCGAGGCCGAGGCGCAGGCCGCGCCGCGTTCGCTGACGGTGACGGTGACCTGCTCGCCGCGCCACGGGCTCGACCACAGCGTCGCGACCGCGGAGCGCTTGGCCGCGCTCGGGCACACGATCGTCCTGCACGTCGCGGCGCGCACGGTCCGCGACGCCGCCCACCTCGACGCGACCCTCGCGCGCCTGGCCCGCGCCGGCATCGACGAGGTCTTCGTCATCGCCGGCGACGGCCCCGAGCCGCTCGGGGAGTACGGGTCCGCGCTCGACCTGCTGCCCGAGCTCGACGCGCACCCGCGACGGCCGCGCCGGATCGGCATCGGCGCCTACCCCGAGGGCCACCCGCTCATCGACGACGCGGCGCTCGACGCCGCTCTGCGTCGCAAGGCGCAGGTCGCGGACTACATGACGACCCAGATCTGCTTCGACACCAAGGCCCTGCTGCGGTGGATCGAGGCGACCCGCGCGGCCGGCATCACGTTGCCGCTGCACGTGGGCCTGCCCGGCGCGGTCGATCGGCGGCACCTGCTCGAGGTCTCGATGCGCGTGGGCGTCGGCGCGTCGATCAGCTTCGTCCGCAAGCAGCGCGGGCTGCGCCACCTGCTCGGCCGCCCCGACCACGCGGCCGACCGCCTGTACACCGCCTTCGCGCCGCTCGTCGGCGACCCCGCGCTGGGGATCGAGAGCTTGCACTTCTACACGTTCAACCGGCTGCTGGCGACGCTGGCCTGGGAGGACGAGCGCGGTGCCGTGATGCCCGCGCGCCACCGGGAGGCCAACGATGCCTGA
- the folD gene encoding bifunctional methylenetetrahydrofolate dehydrogenase/methenyltetrahydrofolate cyclohydrolase FolD, which yields MALDTAIVIDGKAVAARVRADVAAQVRGLASASWRTPGLATILIGDDPASAVYVAAKRRACAEVGIQSFHHALPGDVTRAEVLALVDRLNADADVSGILCQLPVPAHLDGAEITNRIAPDKDVDGLTTVSAGRLALGLPGLRPCTPAGVMVLLAEAGVELRGAVAVVLGRSNLFGKPMGQMLLAADATVIASHSRTVDLPSVCLQADVLIAAVGRPGMVTADWVKPGATVVDVGINRTGGGLVGDVDFDRVKHVAGAITPVPGGVGPMTIACLLRNTLLAAGADGVSRRSA from the coding sequence GTGGCGCTCGACACCGCCATCGTCATCGACGGCAAGGCCGTGGCCGCGCGGGTCCGCGCGGACGTCGCCGCGCAGGTCCGCGGGCTCGCGTCGGCGTCGTGGCGCACGCCCGGCCTGGCCACGATCCTCATCGGCGACGACCCCGCGTCGGCCGTCTACGTCGCGGCCAAGCGACGCGCCTGTGCCGAGGTCGGCATCCAGAGCTTCCACCACGCGCTGCCCGGGGACGTCACCCGCGCGGAGGTGCTCGCGCTCGTCGACCGGCTCAACGCCGACGCCGACGTCAGCGGCATCCTCTGCCAGCTGCCGGTGCCCGCGCATCTCGACGGCGCCGAGATCACCAACCGGATCGCCCCGGACAAGGACGTCGACGGCCTCACCACGGTCAGCGCGGGGCGGCTCGCGCTCGGCCTGCCAGGGCTGCGGCCGTGCACGCCGGCGGGCGTCATGGTGTTGTTGGCCGAGGCCGGGGTCGAGCTGCGCGGCGCGGTGGCCGTCGTGCTCGGTCGCTCGAACCTGTTCGGCAAGCCGATGGGGCAGATGCTGTTGGCCGCCGATGCCACGGTGATCGCTTCCCACAGCCGCACCGTCGATCTGCCGTCGGTGTGCCTCCAGGCCGACGTCCTGATCGCCGCCGTCGGTCGGCCTGGGATGGTCACAGCCGACTGGGTCAAGCCGGGCGCGACGGTCGTCGACGTGGGGATCAACCGCACCGGCGGAGGATTGGTGGGCGACGTCGACTTCGACCGCGTCAAGCACGTCGCCGGGGCGATCACGCCGGTGCCCGGTGGCGTCGGCCCGATGACGATCGCCTGCCTGCTGCGCAACACGCTGCTCGCCGCGGGCGCAGACGGTGTCAGTCGACGGTCTGCCTGA
- a CDS encoding SAM-dependent methyltransferase: MIQLSCIGRAKPEDLQSILPAIAEAAAAVDLDHSRLAAVLDWVQYKRNFRAAVMVRPFGLDTVDPRQQAPLAEIAIDVRRAKDMEYGELVSQIVDRLSKALGIIPDVHECIHLEDWVRPSKSVMWSFNRSYWRHLAAWDETFQKDYASALPGGASDGTNPDFWDEQISDFLRTLDRLDEWSELPDEIHVVEFGVGDGQQAKVWLDRFAAACAELGRDYLGRVRYLMADYSPHVLEIARARVAEYGDQVEGLELDFRNPIHGLSHLRGKVLFAHTCNLYDNLPTDELMRVGDRAYEPLVRASITPSEATEIAARYGMGEDELVPKVQEVLRHGPAAWGDLERGVRFWSDVWDAVHLEEVYEEIAAPAAIRVAPSGDLHLDELLDELPEWTRVHASTVAVESFAQTLALLHHEGVLVAQDLFVRETGQYAAYRGPGKLEGSIVNWLNGPVFQLVGERAGFGVEVAPFAYREGSNTVVLTARHRDAYRGLGTTAAVPAAVAA, from the coding sequence GTGATTCAACTCAGTTGCATCGGACGGGCCAAGCCTGAGGACCTGCAAAGCATCCTGCCGGCGATCGCCGAGGCGGCGGCCGCGGTGGATCTCGACCACTCGCGGCTGGCCGCGGTGCTCGATTGGGTGCAGTACAAGCGGAACTTCCGCGCCGCCGTGATGGTGCGGCCGTTCGGCCTCGACACGGTCGACCCGCGTCAGCAGGCGCCGCTGGCCGAGATCGCCATCGACGTGCGCCGGGCGAAGGACATGGAGTACGGCGAGCTGGTGTCCCAGATCGTCGACCGCCTCTCCAAGGCGCTGGGGATCATCCCCGACGTCCACGAGTGCATCCACCTCGAGGACTGGGTGCGGCCGAGCAAGAGCGTCATGTGGTCGTTCAACCGCAGCTACTGGCGCCATCTCGCCGCGTGGGACGAGACGTTCCAGAAGGACTACGCCTCGGCGCTGCCGGGTGGAGCCTCGGACGGGACGAACCCGGATTTCTGGGACGAGCAGATCAGCGACTTCCTGCGCACGCTGGACCGCCTCGACGAGTGGTCCGAGCTGCCCGACGAGATCCACGTGGTCGAGTTCGGCGTCGGCGATGGCCAGCAGGCCAAGGTCTGGCTCGACCGCTTCGCGGCGGCCTGTGCCGAGCTCGGCCGCGACTACCTCGGCCGCGTGCGCTACCTGATGGCCGACTACTCGCCGCACGTGCTGGAGATCGCCCGGGCCCGCGTGGCCGAGTACGGCGACCAGGTCGAGGGCCTCGAGCTCGACTTCCGCAACCCGATCCACGGGCTGTCGCACCTGCGCGGCAAGGTGCTCTTCGCGCACACGTGCAACCTGTACGACAACCTCCCGACCGACGAGCTCATGCGCGTTGGCGACCGCGCCTACGAGCCGCTCGTGCGCGCGAGCATCACCCCGAGCGAGGCGACCGAGATCGCCGCCCGCTACGGGATGGGCGAGGACGAGCTCGTGCCCAAGGTCCAGGAGGTGCTGCGCCACGGGCCGGCGGCCTGGGGCGACCTCGAGCGCGGCGTGCGCTTCTGGTCGGACGTGTGGGACGCGGTCCACCTCGAGGAGGTCTACGAGGAGATCGCGGCGCCCGCGGCGATCCGCGTAGCCCCGAGCGGCGACCTCCACCTCGACGAGCTGCTCGACGAGCTGCCGGAGTGGACGCGCGTGCACGCGTCGACGGTGGCCGTCGAGAGCTTCGCCCAGACGCTCGCGCTGCTGCACCACGAGGGCGTGCTCGTCGCCCAGGACCTGTTCGTGCGCGAGACCGGCCAGTACGCGGCCTACCGCGGGCCGGGCAAGTTGGAGGGGTCGATCGTCAACTGGCTCAACGGGCCCGTGTTCCAGCTCGTCGGCGAGCGCGCCGGCTTCGGCGTAGAGGTCGCGCCGTTCGCCTATCGCGAGGGCTCGAACACCGTCGTCCTCACCGCCCGCCACCGCGATGCCTATCGCGGCCTCGGCACGACCGCCGCGGTGCCCGCCGCCGTCGCCGCCTAG
- the ahcY gene encoding adenosylhomocysteinase, which produces MSTTEQTALDFKVADLALAEFGRKEIRLAEHEMPGLMKTREEFAAAQPLKGARIMGSLHMTIQTAVLIETLTALGAEVRWVSCNIFSTQDHAAAAVAVGPNGTVEDPQGVPVFAWKGETLEEYWWCTERALTGFSGDPELGPNLILDDGGDATMLVHKGTEYEAAGAVPDPAGAESEEFQVFLTLLQQSVAKDPQKWTRIGQSIIGVSEETTTGVHRLYELAQRGELLFPAINVNDSVTKSKFDNLYGCRHSLVDGINRATDVMLAGKTAVVCGFGDVGKGSAESLRVQGARVIVTEIDPICALQASMQGYQVARLEDVIATADVFVTTTGNKDIIMAADMAKMKHQAIVGNIGHFDNEIDVAGLENYDGIKRINIKPQVDEWVFPDGHSIILLSEGRLLNLGNATGHPSFVMSNSFTNQTIAQIELFTKNDDYDKQVYVLPKHLDEKVARLHLGAVGVRLTELRPDQAAYIGVPVEGPYKPDHYRY; this is translated from the coding sequence ATGAGCACGACTGAGCAGACCGCCCTGGATTTCAAGGTCGCCGACCTGGCGCTGGCCGAGTTCGGCCGCAAGGAGATCCGCCTCGCCGAGCATGAGATGCCCGGCCTGATGAAGACGCGCGAGGAGTTCGCCGCCGCGCAGCCGCTGAAGGGCGCGCGCATCATGGGCTCCCTGCACATGACGATCCAGACCGCGGTCCTGATCGAGACGCTGACCGCGCTCGGCGCCGAGGTCCGCTGGGTGTCGTGCAACATCTTCTCGACCCAGGACCATGCGGCCGCCGCGGTGGCCGTCGGGCCGAACGGCACCGTCGAGGATCCGCAGGGTGTCCCGGTCTTCGCCTGGAAGGGCGAGACGCTGGAGGAGTACTGGTGGTGCACCGAGCGGGCGCTCACCGGCTTCTCCGGTGACCCGGAGCTGGGCCCGAACCTGATCCTCGACGACGGCGGCGACGCCACGATGTTGGTGCACAAGGGCACCGAATACGAGGCCGCGGGGGCGGTGCCGGATCCCGCGGGCGCGGAGTCCGAGGAGTTCCAGGTGTTCTTGACGCTGCTGCAGCAGTCGGTGGCCAAGGACCCGCAGAAGTGGACGCGGATCGGGCAGTCCATCATCGGGGTCTCCGAGGAGACGACGACGGGCGTGCATCGCCTGTACGAGCTGGCCCAGCGCGGCGAGTTGCTGTTCCCGGCGATCAACGTCAACGACTCGGTGACCAAGTCGAAGTTCGACAACCTCTACGGTTGCCGGCACTCGCTGGTCGACGGCATCAACCGCGCGACGGACGTGATGCTGGCGGGCAAGACCGCGGTGGTCTGCGGCTTCGGCGACGTCGGCAAGGGCAGCGCGGAGTCGCTGCGCGTCCAGGGCGCTCGGGTCATCGTCACCGAGATCGATCCGATCTGCGCACTGCAGGCGTCGATGCAGGGCTACCAGGTCGCCCGCCTCGAGGACGTCATCGCGACCGCCGACGTGTTCGTCACGACGACCGGCAACAAGGACATCATCATGGCCGCCGACATGGCCAAGATGAAGCACCAGGCGATCGTGGGCAACATCGGCCACTTCGACAACGAGATCGACGTCGCCGGCCTGGAGAACTACGACGGCATCAAGCGCATCAACATCAAGCCGCAGGTCGACGAGTGGGTCTTCCCCGACGGTCACTCGATCATCCTGCTCTCCGAGGGCCGCTTGCTGAACCTCGGCAACGCGACCGGCCACCCGTCGTTCGTGATGTCCAACTCGTTCACGAACCAGACGATCGCCCAGATCGAGCTGTTCACCAAGAACGACGACTACGACAAGCAGGTCTACGTCCTGCCCAAGCACCTCGACGAGAAGGTCGCGCGCCTGCACCTCGGTGCCGTCGGCGTCAGGCTCACCGAGCTGCGTCCCGACCAGGCCGCCTACATCGGCGTCCCGGTCGAGGGCCCCTACAAGCCCGACCACTACCGGTATTAG
- the purU gene encoding formyltetrahydrofolate deformylase, producing the protein MPATAVTMRLLVSCPDRPGIVAAVSRFLFDSGANIVRSDQYSTDPVDGTFFLRMEFQLAPERREGFAERFGLGVADRFDMTWRLWEASQRKRIAVLVSRYDHCLVDLLYRWQRGELDAELVLVASNHEDFRGLVEATGLPFHHVPVTKGDKPEAEAQLLELLDGRCDLVVLARYMQILSGDFLDRVGVPVINIHHSFLPAFAGAGPYERAKERGVKLVGATAHYVTEELDAGPIIEQDVVRVSHADDVASLVRQGAEVERGVLGRAVQWHCQDRVLRHGNTTVVF; encoded by the coding sequence ATGCCCGCCACCGCGGTCACGATGCGCCTGCTGGTCTCGTGCCCCGACCGTCCCGGGATCGTGGCGGCGGTCTCGCGGTTCCTGTTCGACTCCGGCGCCAACATCGTGCGCTCGGACCAGTACTCGACGGACCCGGTGGACGGGACGTTCTTCCTGCGCATGGAGTTCCAGCTGGCGCCCGAGCGCCGCGAGGGCTTCGCCGAGCGCTTCGGCCTCGGGGTCGCCGACCGCTTCGACATGACCTGGCGCCTGTGGGAGGCCTCCCAGCGCAAGCGGATCGCGGTGCTGGTCTCGCGCTACGACCACTGCCTCGTCGACTTGTTGTACCGCTGGCAACGCGGGGAGCTCGACGCCGAGCTCGTGCTCGTCGCCTCCAACCACGAGGACTTCCGCGGGCTCGTCGAGGCCACCGGCCTCCCGTTTCACCACGTCCCGGTCACCAAGGGCGACAAGCCCGAGGCCGAGGCACAGCTGCTCGAGCTGCTCGACGGCCGCTGCGACCTCGTCGTCCTGGCCCGCTACATGCAGATCCTCTCGGGCGACTTCCTCGACCGCGTCGGCGTGCCGGTCATCAACATCCATCACTCGTTCCTGCCGGCGTTCGCCGGGGCGGGCCCGTACGAGCGGGCCAAGGAGCGCGGCGTCAAGCTCGTGGGCGCCACCGCGCACTACGTCACCGAGGAGCTCGACGCCGGGCCGATCATCGAGCAGGACGTCGTGCGCGTCAGCCACGCCGATGACGTGGCGTCGCTCGTGCGCCAGGGCGCCGAGGTGGAGCGCGGCGTGCTCGGCCGAGCGGTGCAATGGCATTGCCAGGACCGCGTGTTGCGCCACGGCAACACGACCGTGGTGTTCTGA